From Magnolia sinica isolate HGM2019 chromosome 13, MsV1, whole genome shotgun sequence, one genomic window encodes:
- the LOC131223362 gene encoding probable disease resistance protein At5g63020, which produces MECICQIINIISTWWDPIARPLIELEDNFSSLKEAMEELKCVRNDVKTRVDVAERELLKCKDEVQFWLKKVEEAEGEVNAMEETFKQMMRCLWNFHPNCWSAYKLSKRVAKKLEDVSELKSQGESFSEVAGKPLPDAIEEMPSTSAVGRDLVLEKVLNWIGEGKGGIIGIYGMGGVGKTTLLNDINNQFLKRNDDFNVVIRVVVSKELNVGKIQIDIGKRLGLPWAEKESYSETRAHDETRAHDIRKVLSSKKFMLLLDDIWERLDLEMVGIPHPSSQNMSKVVFTTRFEDVCGHMTADKKIKVECLPEQEAMDLFLRNVGEEAMKYHPEIPILAKSVAKECKGLPLALITIGRAMACKKTPQEWKHAISVLSTSKPPSEISGMNDEMLLRLKFSYDNLGGDTIKSCFLYCALFPEDYCIPKEKLIDYWIGEGFLDGWDDNLDEAHNKGHDIIGRLKTACLLESGSDEKTEVKLHDVIRDMALWIASECGKKKNRFLVRAGVGLAHAPEVERWKEAERISLMKNDINEFTGTPQCPNLLTLLLQGNRSYFEKVHTDFFQVMPGLRVLDLSDNLFLEELPAAIGNLAELRYLNLSHTLITSLPEEIGNLVKLKHLDLYNTIYLHTIPRGAISRLSELRVLKLFKSYSKWEEGSEGLNMSELEGLERLIHLRITVSNMHALERLLCSSKLRNVTRYLFLKDLTISNQLSSLFTAMKSLQSLNFENCNGLVEVTIGADAKKDDDYPVLSLEWLILHKLPDLNCIRVGRGCFRNLRTIEICWCYKLKKIYGLLQLESLETIYIYACYRLEELIDTVIADDEVGDLGLMQLKRISLDNLLSLTSICSYALHFPSLEEIEVVNCPKLKKLPLSLHSAYNSLRKIRGEKEWWDNLEWEEDGIKSNFLPFFHESNY; this is translated from the coding sequence ATGGAGTGCATCTGCCAAATCATCAACATCATATCTACATGGTGGGATCCAATCGCTCGTCCCCTCATTGAGCTTGAAGACAACTTCAGCTCCCTTAAGGAAGCCATGGAAGAATTGAAATGCGTGAGGAATGACGTGAAGACAAGGGTGGATGTCGCTGAGCGGGAGCTTCTCAAATGCAAGGACGAGGTTCAATTTTGGCTGAAAAAGGTAGAAGAAGCGGAAGGAGAAGTGAATGCAATGGAAGAAACTTTCAAGCAAATGATGAGGTGTCTTTGGAatttccatccaaattgttggtCGGCCTACAAGCTTAGCAAGAGAGTGGCGAAGAAGCTGGAAGATGTATCTGAGTTGAAGAGCCAAGGTGAGTCCTTCAGTGAGGTGGCGGGCAAGCCGCTTCCCGATGCCATTGAAGAGATGCCTAGCACATCAGCTGTGGGCAGAGACTTGGTGTTGGAGAAGGTTCTAAACTGGATTGGCGAAGGGAAAGGGGGAATTATTGGAATATATGGAATGGGGGGAGTGGGGAAAACAACCCTCCTGAACGATATCAATAACCAATTCCTTAAAAGAAATGATGATTTCAATGTCGTGATTAGGGTTGTGGTGTCTAAAGAATTAAATGTGGGAAAGATTCAGATTGATATTGGCAAGCGATTGGGCTTGCCTTGGGCAGAGAAGGAAAGCTACAGCGAGACAAGGGCTCATGACGAGACACGGGCTCATGACATTCGCAAGGTCTTGAGCAGTAAGAAATTCATGCTGTTGTTGGATGATATTTGGGAACGGTTGGATTTAGAGATGGTCGGAATTCCTCATCCAAGCAGCCAAAACATGAGCAAGGTCGTTTTCACTACACGATTTGAGGACGTCTGTGGCCACATGACTGCCGACAAGAAGATCAAAGTAGAATGTCTCCCAGAGCAAGAAGCAATGGATCTATTTCTACGGAATGTTGGTGAAGAGGCCATGAAATACCATCCGGAGATACCGATCCTTGCCAAGAGCGTTGCTAAAGAGTGCAAGGGTCTGCCCCTTGCGCTCATCACCATTGGGCGGGCCATGGCATGTAAGAAGACACCACAGGAATGGAAGCATGCAATATCAGTTCTGAGCACAAGCAAGCCACCATCGGAGATATCAGGTATGAATGATGAAATGCTTTTGCGCTTGAAATTCAGTTATGATAATCTGGGTGGTGACACGATTAAATCGTGTTTCCTGTACTGCGCACTGTTTCCGGAGGACTACTGCATTCCCAAAGAAAAACTAATAGATTACTGGATAGGCGAAGGATTCTTAGATGGGTGGGATGATAATCTTGATGAAGCCCATAACAAGGGACATGATATCATTGGAAGATTAAAGACTGCATGCTTGTTGGAGAGTGGTTCTGATGAAAAAACAGAGGTAAAGTTGCATGACGTGATTCGTGATATGGCATTATGGATAGCTTCAGAGTgcgggaagaagaagaataggttTTTGGTGAGAGCTGGCGTGGGACTGGCGCATGCACCAGAGGTTGAAAGGTGGAAGGAGGCCGAGAGGATATCTCTAATGAAAAATGATATAAATGAATTTACAGGGACACCTCAATGCCCCAACCTCTTAACCTTGCTGCTCCAAGGGAATAGGTCTTATTTTGAAAAGGTCCACACAGATTTTTTTCAGGTCATGCCTGGTCTTAGGGTCTTGGATCTGTcagataatttatttttagagGAGCTTCCTGCAGCGATCGGTAACTTGGCAGAGCTACGGTATCTCAATCTATCTCACACGCTGATTACATCATTACCTGAAGAGATAGGAAATCTGGTGAAGCTGAAGCATTTGGACTTGTATAATACAATTTATTTGCACACAATTCCTCGAGGGGCAATCTCCAGGCTTTCTGAGTTAAGAGTTCTAAAACTATTTAAAAGTTATTCAAAGTGGGAAGAAGGGAGTGAGGGATTAAATATGAGTGAGTTGGAAGGCTTGGAACGTTTAATCCATCTTAGAATCACCGTATCAAATATGCATGCTCTTGAAAGGTTGCTCTGCTCTAGCAAGCTACGGAACGTGACTCGGTATCTATTTCTGAAGGATCTGACTATCTCCAACCAACTATCATCCCTTTTTACTGCAATGAAAAGTCTTCAATCGCTTAATTTTGAGAACTGCAATGGGTTGGTGGAGGTGACGATTGGTGCGGATGCGAAGAAGGATGATGATTATCCTGTTTTGAGCCTAGAATGGCTCATCCTTCATAAGCTCCCCGACTTAAATTGCATTCGGGTGGGCCGCGGATGCTTCAGAAACCTTCGCACCATAGAGATTTGTTGGTGTTACAAGTTGAAGAAAATTTATGGTTTACTACAACTTGAAAGTCTTGAAACAATTTATATATATGCTTGCTATCGGCTAGAAGAATTAATAGATACGGTCATTGCTGATGATGAAGTTGGAGATCTAGGGCTGATGCAACTCAAACGTATATCACTGGACAACCTTCTATCACTAACAAGCATCTGTAGCTATGCACTGCATTTTCCTTCCTTGGAGGAAATCGAGGTCGTTAATTGCCCAAAGTTGAAAAagctccctctttctctccataGCGCATACAATTCTTTAAGGAAGATACGTGGTGAGAAAGAATGGTGGGATAATTTAGAGTGGGAAGAAGATGGCATCAAGtccaattttcttcctttttttcatgAATCGAATTATTGA